Within the Paraburkholderia flagellata genome, the region TTCTGCACAATTACAATATTTGTGATCTATCTTTGCCGAAACGGCAAAGCGGACGAGACCGCGATCATCGACATGGACAACACCGCACTGCGCTATTTTCTGGAAGTGGCCCGCAGCGGCTCGCTGAGCAAGGCGTCCGAACGGCTTTACGTGGCCGTTTCGGCGCTCAGCCGCCAGATCGCCCGGCTCGAAGAGGAACTCGGCACGCCGTTATTCGAGCGGCGCCCGCGTGGCATGGTGCTGAGCGAGGCGGGGCGCATGCTCGCGGAGCACGCGCGGCGCAGCCTCCTCGAAGCGGAGCGCGTGGTCGGCGAGATTCGCGGGCTGAGCGAGGGTGGCCGCGCGACCATACGCATTGCAAGCTCCGAAGGTCTGGCGCCCGACTTTCTGCCGCAGGTGTTCGCGCACTTCCTCAGGACGTATCCGCAAACGCATTTTCAGCTAGACGTGTCGGCGCCTTCTGTTGCGACGCAGCGTGTGCGAGAGGGCACGGCCGATATCGCGCTGTGTTTCAGCCTCGCGCCGGAGAAAGAAATTGCCGTGCACTATTCGCAGCGCGCACCGATATTCGCGCTCATGCGGCGCGATCATCCGCTGGCGGCGCGAGAGTCGCTTTCGTTGCGCGATTTGATCCCGTGGCCGGTCGCCATGAACAACCAGGGCGTGACGATCCGCCAACTCCTCGACATCGCGTGCGGCCCCGAAGGGTTGATCTTCGAGCCGGTGTTCGTCAGCAACTATCATGTCGCACTGCAAAGATTCGTACGCCTGACCGATGCCGTGACGTTCACCGGCTATCTGACCGTGCGCGGCCGTCTAGAGGTGGAGGGGCTTGCCGCCGTGCCGCTCACGAACCCGGAGTTGCATCAGCGCACGCTGCAGATCCAGACGATGGCGGGCCGCACGCTGCCGCAGACCATGCAGGCTTTTCTCGACCTGCTCACGCGCGCGATCGACGACGAGGATCTCGCGCGCGGCTGATGTCGCTTAAATCGCGAGCCCGGCGGTCAGCCTCGCGGCGAGCCTGCGCATGCCGGCGAAGACGGCGTCGGCTACGTCTTCGGGAAAACCGGCAGGGATCTGCGCCGAGACGGCTTCGATCACGCGCGGTGTTTGCGCCGCCACCTGCGAGAGCATCGCTTCGACTTCCGCCGCGGCGAATCCCACGCGCTGACCTTGCGCGATCCAGTGCCGGGGATAGATCTCCTCGACGCGATAGTGCCGGTTGCGCCCGCGCACGGACATCGCGAGGCTCACGCGCTGCGGCGCAATATGATTGCGGCCCCGGCCGACGACAGGATGCGCGCTGAGCACGTCGTAGAGCGGCGTGGCGGCGTATTCGCTGCCGGGCAGCAGCGCGATGCTGTAGTTCTTCGCATGGCCGTCCGTTGCGGCGAGCAGCCAGAAGACGATTTGTGTGACGAAGAAATGGCGGCGGTCGGCCGCGGCCTGCGCGGAACCGTCCAGGACTTGCATGATCGCGTCGATGCCCGGGCCGCCGTCGGCTTCGTACTTCGCGAGCCCGGACGTGCCCGTGGCCTGGCACAGGTCCTCCTGCGGCAGGCGCAGGATCCATTTGCCGTCGCTGGCAAGGCGCCGGTCGAAACGCTCCACGACCAGTGCCTTCATATCTTCGAATTGCGCGATTTCGCAGGGCGCGACGGGCAAGCCGTAGGCCGCGATGATCCGCGTGCACAGCCACTCGTTTTCCACCGAGGTGCGCATGTCGGCGCGCATGTTGCCGACGAGGCCGAGCGGCAGTTTCAGGATGTGTGTGGTCGGCGTGCTGCCTTCAGGAAGCAGCCACTGCCCGCCATGCCGCAGCAGCGCGGTCTTTTCCTGCGCCCCGGCGATGGACAGCCGCAGGCTGCCCACGGAATCGTGCTCGCCCGCGTGCGGCGTGGCGGTGGTTTCTCGCAGCAGTTGCGCGATGTCGCCTTCGCTCAGGGCTCGCCCCTTGATGCTCCTCAGGCTGGCGGGCGCAACGCCTGCGGGCAGAATTTGCAGCGCGCCCACGCAATCACGGCCGAGCGCGGCGAGCAACTCGAACGGCGAGGTGCCGCCCGTCTGGTAGCGCGCAGCGATGCGTCTGCGGATTCGGTCGCTGTCCGGTAGCAGGTTGTCGAAATAGTCCGCGACGATCTGGCCGCGCCAGGGCTGGTTGCCGGGCGTGAACGGCAGCGAGAGGGAGAGGGGGCGGCCTTGCTCGTCGTCGACCCAGCTGTCGAGGTACGCGAGGCGTTCGTTGCCGCGCACGCTCTCCCAGTAGCCCACGGGCAGGCCGTTCATCCACAGGTCGAGCCGGTTGGGTAGACGTGGACGTGCGCTCACCAGTTCTCCCTCGGCTTGCGGCGCGTGGCGGACTGGCGCGGCGGCACGTCGGCTGCCGGCGTGGTGCGGGTTTGTGTGCGTTTGCGGGCGGCCGGGGGCTTGGCCGCTCTCGACATCTTGGCTGCGGCCGCGGGGGCTTTGACCGCACGGGGCGTGGTTTTCTCCGCGACCGGCGATGCTTTGGCTTCGGGCGCGCCGAGCTTGATTTCGACGTCGACGAGCCGCAGAACCCGAACGAGCCGCTCGACGCTCGCCGCTTCGGGATTCGCCTCGAACGCGGCATAGCTTTGCTGCGAGATGCCGAGCCGCGCGGCCACGTCTTTCTGGGTGAGGCCGGCTTTCTTGCGGAAGCCGACGAGGATCGGGCGCAGTTGGCTCAGGGTCTTGAGAGGGTAGTCCACGGCAACTCCGGGCGGCTAAATGCGGATGCAAGCGGCCGATGCAAACGGAAACGCGCGGCGCAGTCGAATACAGTCTATACGTTGTAAAGTAAAAATACAAACCACAGACTGTAATTTGCGAATACAGCCTGTAGTATGTATCAGGTTCCCGGCGAGTGCGACCGCGGGCATGTGGCGCCGATCAAGCTGCAATTACAAAGCTGCAACTAACTGTCCGGCGTAGCCTAACCCCACCCAGCCGCTTCGCGGCCAGAGCGGGCTGCCTTCAGGCTATCGAGCCGGTCTCCCGCATCATCAGGAATCCGATCAAAGGTCGGCGCCTTGCATCGGCTCGCCAAGCACGAACGGTCCACCCTGATACTGCTGTGCGGCGTCGGCAAGCTCGGCGTTCGGCGCAGCCGCCGGGAAGCGCCCGGCGTACGCCGCCGAGCTGTCGCGCGGCCGGTAGCCCAGGAAACCCGCCTTGCCGTTGTCCCACCAGCTTGCCGGGTTGTCCGACACGCCATACACGATCGTATGACCCACGCGATTGGTGAACAGCGAGCAGCGCACGAGTTCGATGAAGTCGCGATAGCTCAGGAACGTGACGAGCATGCGTGCGTTCTTCGGTTCTTCGAACGATGAACCAATGCGCAGACATACCGTTTCGATGCCGAAGCGATCGAAGTAATAGCGCGACAGCGATTCGCCGAAGCATTTCGTCACGCCGTACAAGCTGTCTGGCCGGTGCGCGGCATCGGTATCGAGCACGCTCGTGACCGGATGAAAGCCCGTGACGTGATTGGAACTCGCATAGACGATGCGCTTGATGCCGTGCTTGCGCGCGGCTTCATAGAGATTGTACGTGCCGCGAATGTTGGCTTCGAGCAGATCGTCGAACGGCGCGTCGATGGAGATGCCGCCCAGGTGCACGATCGCATCCACGCCTTCCACGAGTTGCATGACCGCCTCGCGGTCCGAGAGGTCGACGCGGCGCGTTTCCTCGTGCGGCGCCGCCTCGCCCAGTTCCGTGATGTCGCTCACGCGAACAATGTCGGCCCAGTTCGCGAGCGCACCGCGCAACTGACGGCCCAGATTGCCGCCCGCGCCAGTAAGAAGAAGGCGGCCGAACGGTTTGGCGGAAAGTGAGTGTTGCGACATCAGGGCTCCCTGGGAATTATTTTGATATTGATAGAGACAAGGAAAACGTTTTCCGAATATAGCCACCGGCAGTCACAGCGTCAATGGAGGAATACCTGCTTCGAATACGGGGTTCACCCCAGGTCCGTTTCTGCGACAATGCTCGCCGTCGAACATCCCTGGGCGTTGCCAACCTATGAAAAGTGGTTCCCCGACGATTCGCGATGTCGCCGCGATGGCCGGCGTCTCGGTCGCGACGGTATCGAAGTACGTGAACGGCACGCAACGCTTTTCGCCGGCGGTGGAAGCGAAGGTCAAGGACGCCATCGAGTCGCTCGGCTACCGCTCGAATCCGCTTGCGCGCTCGATGATCACGGGGCGCACGCGCACCATTGGCGTCGCCATTCTCGACATCGCGAACCCGCACTTCACGAACGTGGTCAAGGGCGCGAACCGCGTTGCGCTCCAGCACGACTACACGCTGCTTCTCGTGGACGCCGAAGAAAATCTCGCGCGCGAGCGCTCGCTTATCGAAGCGCTTTCACCACGCGTGGACGGGCTCATCGTCAGCTCGCGCGCGTCCGAGGAAATCGCCAGGTGGACGATGAAACTAGGTAAGCCCATCGTCATGCTCAGGACCGTGCGCGGGCTCGACATTCCCACCGTCGGCTTCGACAACCGGCTCGCGACTTCCATGCTGGTGCGTCATTTGCTCAATCTCGGGCACCGGCACGTGGCCTATCTCGGGTTCGCAGCGGCGACCATCAATGACGAGCGTATTGCTGGCGCAACCGAGGCGCTTGCAGAAGCCGGCCTCACGCTCGACGTGTACGAGACACACGCGCCGACCGCCCAGGCAGGCGAACAGGCCTGCTCGCGTGTGATGCTGGGCCCAAAGCGCCCGCAGGCCGTGATCTGCTACAACGACCTCATCGCGCTTGGCTTCATGAAGGAGGCGAGGTCGCTCGGCTTTCGCCTGCCGCAGGATGTCTCGGTCGCCGGGATCGACAACGTGCCCTACGGCGAATACGTGGAGCCGCGCCTGACCACCATCGACGGGCAGAGCGAGCGAATGGGCGAACTGGCCATGCAAAAGCTCATCGACGTCCTGGCTGGCCGCGCGGATGTCGAGCAGGTCGTGCTCGAACCCCGCCTCGTCGTGCGCGACTCGACCGCCGCCTGCCGCTGATTCCCTGATCTCCGAACTTCACGCTCGCTGGCCGCCAGTCGACGGCCGGCGGCCTCGTCACGCCTGCTCTCGACGATCCACACGCGCGCACCATCGCTGCGCCGCTCCGCGTAACTACCTACTAGCCATTTCGAAAGGAACGCATTAAATTTGAGAAAACGTTTTCCAGAAGTGGCACACGAAAAACAAAAGGAGATCGGAGAATGTCGGAGAACACACGCCGTTTGAAATGCGCCGTTGTCGGGGTGGCGATTGCGGGCGCTGCGCCTGCCTTTGCGCAAAGCAGCGTGACGCTCTACGGTATCGTCGATACGGGCATCGGCTGGCAGTCGAGCCAAACGACACTCGGTTCGACCTCGGGCGGCCGTTCGGCGGTCAAGATGATCAACGGCGTGTGGGCTGGCAGCCGCTTCGGGCTGAAGGGTGCAGAGGACCTGGGCGGCGGCACGAAGGCTATTTTCCAGCTAGAACAGGGCTTCAACAGCGCAACCGGCGCGCAATCGACGAGCGGGCTCATGTTCAGCCGGCAAGCGTTCGTGGGCGTGACGAATCCCACCTACGGTTCGCTCACGGCGGGCCGCCAGTACGCTTCGTACTACCAGATGCTTTCGCCCTACAGCCCGACCACGTGGCTCACCGGTTTTTATGGCGCGCATCCGGGCGATCTCGACGGTCTCGACACGATCTATCGCGCCAATAACACGCTGCTGTACACGTCGCCGAAAATTCATGGTTTTACTGTGAGTGGTTCGTACTCGCTCGCTGGTGTGCCTGGCAGCGTGACGCAAGGCTCGACGTGGACCGCCGCGGCGCAGTACGCCATGGGGCCGTTCGGCATGGCGGTGGGTTTCTCGCGCATCAACAACTCGAACGTGAACGGCGGGGCCTTCGGTGCAGATACGACCACGTCCAACGCGGGCGCACAGGCCGGCGTTTCCGCGGTGACCTACGGCTACCAGTCGGCGCGCGCACAGCAGCGCTTTGCCGTGGGCGCGGGCTATACGTTCAACAGCCAGTTCGACCTCACCGCGACTTACTCGAATGTGCAGTACATCCCCGGCGTGGGATCGGGCTTCCACGACACCGCGATCTTCAATACGGGCGGCGTCGTCCTGCACTGGAAGCCGGCTCCGACGTGGGACTTTGCGACGGGCTACAGCTATACGCGCGCAACGCGAGCCAACGGCATCACGAGCAGCGCGCAATACCAGCAGTTCAATCTCTCGGAGTACTACACGCTTTCCAAGCGCACGGGACTTTACGCGTTGCAGGCTTTCCAGCGTGCAAACGGCAAGACTCTCACGCCGGCAGGCAACGGTACGCAAATCATCAACGCGACCGCGACGATCGGCGACGGCTTCCAGACCACGCCGTCTTCGTCCCGCAGCATGGTCGCGGTAGGTGCAGGCATCATCCACCGGTTCTGAGACACCCGGTTGGCCAGCTAATCAGCCCAAACACGGCTTGAAAACAACTCTTCCATTCTTGGGGCAAGCGATGAAAAAGACCTTTCGCAACTCACGCAATGCACGCACCGCGAAGACCGCAATGACGGTTCTGGCAGCGGCTCTCGCACTCACCGCAGGCGCCGCGCACGCGCGCGTGTTCCGCGTAGCCGATGTTCACAGCGACACGTTCCCGACCAACATGGCGATCAAGCACATGGGCGAAGAGATTTCGCAGGCGACGGGCGGCAAAGACTCCGTCAAGGTGTTCGGCAACAGCGCGCTGGGTTCGGAGAACGATACGATCGATCAGGTGCGCATTGGCGCGCTTGACATGGTTCGCGCCAACGGCGCCGCGTTCAACGAGATCGTGCCGGAGTCGATGATTCCGTCGCTGCCGTTCCTTTTTCGCGACATCGACCATTTCCGTAAGGTGATGTACGGCCCCGAAGGCCAGAAGATTCTCGACGCGTTCAAGGCCAAGGGCATGATCGCGCTGACGTTCTACGAGAGCGGCGCGCGTTCGATCTACGCGAAGCGTCCGATCAAGTCGCCGGCTGACATGAAAGGCCTGAAGGTGCGCGTGCAACCGTCCGACCTCATGGTCGACGAAATCAAGGCCATGGGCGGCACGCCCACGCCGATGCCGTTCGCCGAAGTCTATACGGGCCTGAAGACGGGCCTCGTGGACGCCGCTGAAAACAATCTGCCGTCGTACGAGGAAACCAAGCACTACGAAGTGGCGCAGGTGTTTTCCGAAACCGATCACGCCATGACGCCGGAAGTGCTCGTGTTCTCGAAGAAGGTGTGGGACACGCTCACGCCGCAGGAGCAGGAGGTCATCAAGAAGGCGGCGGCGGACTCGGTGCCGTACTACGTGAAGCTCTGGACGGCGCGTGAAGATACGGCGGGCAAGACAGTGCAAAAGGGCGGCGCGACCATCGTTCCGGCGTCGCAGGTCGATCGTGCAGCGTTCGTGAAGGCCATGCAGCCGGTGTGGGCGAAGTATGAAAAGACGCCCGAGATGAAGCAGATCGTGGACGAAATTCAGGCGACTCACTAAAGCCCGGGGCTCCGCGCCGCAAGCGGCGCGGAGCCGAAAGAACGCAGTTGTGAAGTCTGTACCGTGCAAGGGTGGATGATGACCTTCCTGAAACTCCCCAACGATTTACTGTTTCGCCTGCTGACGATCCTCGCCTCGCTTGCGCTCGCCGTGCTGACGGTGCTCGTCTTTTACGGCGTAATCATGCGCTACGTGTTCGAGAGCGCACCCGATTTCGTGGAGCCGATCGCGTTGCTGCTGGTGGTCACCATCGCCATGTTCGGGGCTGCGCTCAAGGTGCGCGAGCGCGGGCATATCGGTCTCGATTCGCTCGTCAAGAAGCTTTCCCCGCGGGGGCAACTGATCGCGGAGGCGTTTCAGCACCTCTGCCTGATCGCGCTTGGCGTGGCGATTTTCTTCGGCTGCCTGCAAATGGCGGAAACAACCATGGACGACCGCATCGCGATTCTCGGCGTGCCGGAAGCGGTGCGCTACGTCATTCCGATCGTGGCGGGCACCTGCATCGTGCTGTTTTCGCTCGAGCATTTATTTGCGCTGTTCGTACGCAAGGCTAAGTAGGGCAAACATGGAACTCGCAATTCTTTCGCTCAGCTTTTTGGTGCTCCTCGCCGTTGGGGTGCCGGTTTCTTTCTCCCTGGGTCTCGCCTGCGTCAGCACGTACCTTTACGAAGGACTGCCGGCCGCTACTGCCATGCAGTCGATGATCTCGGGCATGAACGCGTTTTCGTTTCTGGCCGTGCCGTTCTTCATCTTCTCCGGCGAGTTGATGCTGCACGGCGGCATTGCCGACCGCATTCTGCGCTTCGCCCAGGCCGCCGTGGGTCACTTCCGCGGCGGCCTCGGCATGGCCAATGTTGTTGCGTGCACGCTCTTCGGCGGCGTTTCCGGTTCGCCTTCGGCGGATACCTCGGCCATGGGCGGCGTGGTGATTCCGCTCATGAAGCGCGAAGGCTATAGCGCCGCCTATGCGGTCAACGTGACGACGCACTCGTCGCTCGCCGGTGCGTTGATGCCGACCTCGACGAACATGATCATCTACGCGTTCGCCGCGCAAGGCATTACGGGCACGCTGAATGGTCAGCAGATGAGCGGTGTTTCGATCGGCGACCTGCTTTTCTCGGGCCTGCTGCCGGTGCTGTGGGTCATGGGCTTCGTGCTGGTTGCCGCGTACTGGCAGGCACGCCGCTTTGGCTATCCGCTCAGCGCGGACGGCTCGACCAAGGTGCAGATGTTCCCCGGCTGGCTCGCCGTGGTGAGGGCTTTTCTCGGCGCGCTGCCTGGCTTGCTCGTGATCGCGATCATTCTCTTCTGCGTGGCGCGAGGCATTGCAACCGCGACGGAAGCGGCCGCGATTGCCGTCGTGTATTCGCTCGCGCTCACCGTGGTCGTCTATCGCTCGATGACGAAGGAGAAGCTGTTCTTCGCCCTCTCTCGCGCGGCCAAGACCACGGGTGTCGTGCTGCTGCTGATCGCGGTGTCGAACATGCTGCGCTACCAGATGGCGTATCTGGAGATTCCGGAGGCCATCGAGCGCGTGCTCGAACATGCCACGACCCTTCCCTGGCTGATGCTTCTCTACATCAACATCATCCAGGTGTTTCTGGGCACGTTCATCGACATGGCAGCGCACATCCTCATCACGACGCCGCTATTCCTGCCGCTCGCCATGCATAGCGGCGTGGGTCCGGTGCAGTTCGGCATCATGATCCTGCTGAACTGCGCGCTCGGCCTCGTGCACCCGCCAATCGGCTCGGTGCAGTTCATCGGCTGCGCAATCGGCGATGTGTCGATCGGGGAGACGACCAAGGTCGCGTGGCCATACTATCTCGCGATTTTCAGCGCGATCAATCTGGTCACCTACTTTCCGTTCTTC harbors:
- a CDS encoding LysR family transcriptional regulator is translated as MDNTALRYFLEVARSGSLSKASERLYVAVSALSRQIARLEEELGTPLFERRPRGMVLSEAGRMLAEHARRSLLEAERVVGEIRGLSEGGRATIRIASSEGLAPDFLPQVFAHFLRTYPQTHFQLDVSAPSVATQRVREGTADIALCFSLAPEKEIAVHYSQRAPIFALMRRDHPLAARESLSLRDLIPWPVAMNNQGVTIRQLLDIACGPEGLIFEPVFVSNYHVALQRFVRLTDAVTFTGYLTVRGRLEVEGLAAVPLTNPELHQRTLQIQTMAGRTLPQTMQAFLDLLTRAIDDEDLARG
- a CDS encoding type II toxin-antitoxin system HipA family toxin; the encoded protein is MSARPRLPNRLDLWMNGLPVGYWESVRGNERLAYLDSWVDDEQGRPLSLSLPFTPGNQPWRGQIVADYFDNLLPDSDRIRRRIAARYQTGGTSPFELLAALGRDCVGALQILPAGVAPASLRSIKGRALSEGDIAQLLRETTATPHAGEHDSVGSLRLSIAGAQEKTALLRHGGQWLLPEGSTPTTHILKLPLGLVGNMRADMRTSVENEWLCTRIIAAYGLPVAPCEIAQFEDMKALVVERFDRRLASDGKWILRLPQEDLCQATGTSGLAKYEADGGPGIDAIMQVLDGSAQAAADRRHFFVTQIVFWLLAATDGHAKNYSIALLPGSEYAATPLYDVLSAHPVVGRGRNHIAPQRVSLAMSVRGRNRHYRVEEIYPRHWIAQGQRVGFAAAEVEAMLSQVAAQTPRVIEAVSAQIPAGFPEDVADAVFAGMRRLAARLTAGLAI
- a CDS encoding helix-turn-helix transcriptional regulator, which produces MDYPLKTLSQLRPILVGFRKKAGLTQKDVAARLGISQQSYAAFEANPEAASVERLVRVLRLVDVEIKLGAPEAKASPVAEKTTPRAVKAPAAAAKMSRAAKPPAARKRTQTRTTPAADVPPRQSATRRKPRENW
- a CDS encoding NAD-dependent epimerase/dehydratase family protein — encoded protein: MSQHSLSAKPFGRLLLTGAGGNLGRQLRGALANWADIVRVSDITELGEAAPHEETRRVDLSDREAVMQLVEGVDAIVHLGGISIDAPFDDLLEANIRGTYNLYEAARKHGIKRIVYASSNHVTGFHPVTSVLDTDAAHRPDSLYGVTKCFGESLSRYYFDRFGIETVCLRIGSSFEEPKNARMLVTFLSYRDFIELVRCSLFTNRVGHTIVYGVSDNPASWWDNGKAGFLGYRPRDSSAAYAGRFPAAAPNAELADAAQQYQGGPFVLGEPMQGADL
- a CDS encoding LacI family DNA-binding transcriptional regulator: MKSGSPTIRDVAAMAGVSVATVSKYVNGTQRFSPAVEAKVKDAIESLGYRSNPLARSMITGRTRTIGVAILDIANPHFTNVVKGANRVALQHDYTLLLVDAEENLARERSLIEALSPRVDGLIVSSRASEEIARWTMKLGKPIVMLRTVRGLDIPTVGFDNRLATSMLVRHLLNLGHRHVAYLGFAAATINDERIAGATEALAEAGLTLDVYETHAPTAQAGEQACSRVMLGPKRPQAVICYNDLIALGFMKEARSLGFRLPQDVSVAGIDNVPYGEYVEPRLTTIDGQSERMGELAMQKLIDVLAGRADVEQVVLEPRLVVRDSTAACR
- a CDS encoding porin; translated protein: MSENTRRLKCAVVGVAIAGAAPAFAQSSVTLYGIVDTGIGWQSSQTTLGSTSGGRSAVKMINGVWAGSRFGLKGAEDLGGGTKAIFQLEQGFNSATGAQSTSGLMFSRQAFVGVTNPTYGSLTAGRQYASYYQMLSPYSPTTWLTGFYGAHPGDLDGLDTIYRANNTLLYTSPKIHGFTVSGSYSLAGVPGSVTQGSTWTAAAQYAMGPFGMAVGFSRINNSNVNGGAFGADTTTSNAGAQAGVSAVTYGYQSARAQQRFAVGAGYTFNSQFDLTATYSNVQYIPGVGSGFHDTAIFNTGGVVLHWKPAPTWDFATGYSYTRATRANGITSSAQYQQFNLSEYYTLSKRTGLYALQAFQRANGKTLTPAGNGTQIINATATIGDGFQTTPSSSRSMVAVGAGIIHRF
- a CDS encoding TRAP transporter substrate-binding protein; translation: MKKTFRNSRNARTAKTAMTVLAAALALTAGAAHARVFRVADVHSDTFPTNMAIKHMGEEISQATGGKDSVKVFGNSALGSENDTIDQVRIGALDMVRANGAAFNEIVPESMIPSLPFLFRDIDHFRKVMYGPEGQKILDAFKAKGMIALTFYESGARSIYAKRPIKSPADMKGLKVRVQPSDLMVDEIKAMGGTPTPMPFAEVYTGLKTGLVDAAENNLPSYEETKHYEVAQVFSETDHAMTPEVLVFSKKVWDTLTPQEQEVIKKAAADSVPYYVKLWTAREDTAGKTVQKGGATIVPASQVDRAAFVKAMQPVWAKYEKTPEMKQIVDEIQATH
- a CDS encoding TRAP transporter small permease, with product MTFLKLPNDLLFRLLTILASLALAVLTVLVFYGVIMRYVFESAPDFVEPIALLLVVTIAMFGAALKVRERGHIGLDSLVKKLSPRGQLIAEAFQHLCLIALGVAIFFGCLQMAETTMDDRIAILGVPEAVRYVIPIVAGTCIVLFSLEHLFALFVRKAK
- a CDS encoding TRAP transporter large permease, which produces MELAILSLSFLVLLAVGVPVSFSLGLACVSTYLYEGLPAATAMQSMISGMNAFSFLAVPFFIFSGELMLHGGIADRILRFAQAAVGHFRGGLGMANVVACTLFGGVSGSPSADTSAMGGVVIPLMKREGYSAAYAVNVTTHSSLAGALMPTSTNMIIYAFAAQGITGTLNGQQMSGVSIGDLLFSGLLPVLWVMGFVLVAAYWQARRFGYPLSADGSTKVQMFPGWLAVVRAFLGALPGLLVIAIILFCVARGIATATEAAAIAVVYSLALTVVVYRSMTKEKLFFALSRAAKTTGVVLLLIAVSNMLRYQMAYLEIPEAIERVLEHATTLPWLMLLYINIIQVFLGTFIDMAAHILITTPLFLPLAMHSGVGPVQFGIMILLNCALGLVHPPIGSVQFIGCAIGDVSIGETTKVAWPYYLAIFSAINLVTYFPFFSTWLPSVINGHPVF